The proteins below come from a single Asanoa ferruginea genomic window:
- a CDS encoding ketoacyl-ACP synthase III family protein: MKAHDIWLAGTGVYLPASRYVAQSDGTAPASTLNRTNNRRTRVAIAGDISAPDMALTAARRALAAARAHPADVALLLYASVWHQGPDGWGPHHYLQHHLGLDHSLALEVRGGCTGTFGAIDLSIGYLNDRSTAETALVIASDNFGTKLVDRWCMGPLSGAVGDGAAAVLLSRTGGLARILSSAGTTFSEMEEVYRGDEPLFPPPVTEGRYLDFGARAAAFQRRAMREGSWLRLITDHRAHVQEVVEEALADAEIGRGDIRKVLVNTMPESTAKDYLDSFGFTLEQSSWAHTEALGHLGAGDHFVALHEMLAAGALRPGDRVLLTGFSPGITYKAMVIEITMADPS, encoded by the coding sequence GTGAAGGCGCACGACATCTGGCTGGCCGGCACGGGCGTGTACCTGCCGGCATCGCGGTACGTCGCCCAATCCGATGGCACGGCGCCTGCGAGCACGCTGAACAGGACTAATAACCGGCGAACCCGGGTTGCGATAGCGGGCGACATCAGTGCGCCGGACATGGCGCTCACCGCGGCACGGCGCGCACTGGCCGCCGCGCGGGCCCACCCGGCGGACGTGGCGCTGCTGCTCTACGCCAGTGTCTGGCACCAGGGGCCAGACGGCTGGGGCCCGCACCACTACCTACAGCACCACCTCGGGCTGGACCACTCGCTGGCCCTCGAGGTCCGCGGTGGATGCACCGGAACATTCGGAGCTATCGATCTGTCGATCGGCTATCTGAACGATCGGAGCACGGCCGAGACCGCATTGGTCATTGCCAGCGACAACTTCGGCACCAAATTGGTCGACCGATGGTGCATGGGGCCGCTGTCGGGCGCTGTCGGAGACGGCGCGGCCGCCGTTCTCCTTTCCCGCACCGGTGGCCTGGCACGCATTCTTTCGAGCGCCGGCACGACCTTCTCGGAAATGGAGGAGGTATACCGTGGAGACGAGCCGTTGTTTCCACCGCCGGTGACCGAAGGCCGATACCTGGATTTCGGGGCGCGGGCCGCCGCATTCCAGCGACGGGCGATGCGCGAGGGGTCGTGGTTGCGGCTCATCACCGACCATCGGGCCCACGTCCAGGAGGTCGTCGAGGAGGCGCTCGCCGACGCGGAAATCGGCCGCGGCGACATTAGGAAAGTGCTCGTCAACACAATGCCGGAGAGCACCGCCAAGGATTATCTCGACAGTTTTGGTTTCACCCTGGAGCAATCGTCGTGGGCGCACACCGAAGCGTTGGGCCACCTCGGCGCGGGCGACCATTTCGTCGCACTGCACGAGATGCTGGCGGCCGGCGCACTGCGGCCCGGTGACCGGGTGCTGCTGACCGGTTTCTCGCCCGGCATCACCTACAAGGCGATGGTGATCGAGATCACCATGGCCGACCCGTCATGA
- a CDS encoding acyl-CoA thioesterase, producing MVSLEETNATGNVYFSQYVKWQGHCRELFLKETGDWVVRELGDRYALVTTWCRCDYFIETEAFDEICMHLWMSDVTQNRMTLEFEYWRVSAGPAELVARGSQQLAWLERDDDRRMRPRPVPRELLESIGGYITTKFGTTLSA from the coding sequence GTGGTTTCCCTGGAGGAGACGAACGCGACCGGAAACGTTTATTTCTCGCAGTACGTCAAGTGGCAGGGGCACTGCCGGGAGCTGTTCCTGAAGGAGACCGGCGACTGGGTGGTCCGCGAACTCGGCGACCGCTACGCCTTGGTCACCACCTGGTGCCGGTGTGACTATTTCATCGAGACCGAAGCATTCGACGAAATCTGTATGCATCTGTGGATGTCCGACGTCACCCAGAACCGGATGACCTTGGAGTTCGAGTATTGGCGGGTATCCGCCGGCCCCGCCGAGCTGGTCGCCCGGGGCTCCCAGCAATTGGCGTGGCTGGAGCGCGACGACGACCGCCGGATGCGGCCCCGACCGGTGCCCCGGGAGCTGCTCGAATCGATCGGCGGCTACATCACCACGAAGTTCGGGACGACGCTGAGCGCGTGA